The sequence below is a genomic window from Candidatus Bathyarchaeota archaeon.
AGAATTCAATTCGAACTTTTTTGCTATATTAGAGATCTTATCTTTAACAACCCTAGAATTTGGATATAATTGACGAAGGGTAAATAAGATTTCCTCACGTACTGTTGGATTGAAAAGTTGATCGTCTGGATCCTGAAATACCAAACCTATCCTTCTTCGTATTTCAGGCAATTGTTCTCCTATGTTTCTTTCATCTAGTAGGACTTCTCCTTTGTTAGGTTCAAGAAGTCCAGCTGCGATCAATAGTAATGTAGTTTTTCCACTACCGTTTGGACCTATTATAGATACTACTTCACCTTTGTCTGCTAAAAAACTAGCTCCTTTTAATACTGGTTGACCGCCAGGATATCTGAATAGAATATTCTTAACATTCAATAACATTGGCTACAGCATTCCTATGATATTCGATATTAGAATTAGTACGCTTATTGAAAGCAATGCAATGTCATGGCCATTTACAGAAGTGATTTGTTTGTCCTCAAAAGTTTCAACAGATTTCAGGTTCCTAGCTCTAATAGCTCTATCTAACCTTATTGCATGCTCATAACTTCTAATAAAAAGGTCACCTACAACAGTTGCTAAGACTTTCCACGAATCTTTGAATCCAACATTCTTTACTATGCGAGCTTCCCTTGCAGAAAGCATCTTTGAAGCTTCTCTTAAAAGAAATGGTAAATGAATTATCAAAGGACCCAGAAGTGATGTTATTTCTCTGGGTACTCTAAGACCTTCTAAGCCTTCAATCATTTTCCTCCATCCCATGATAAAAGCCAAAGATGTGAATATGGCAGCAGCAGATACTACCCGTGCAATAAAAGTAAGCATTGTATTGATACCTTCAAAGCTGATATCTAATTTAATTGAATTGATAGAGATTTGAGTTAAAATCTCTCCTTGAGTTATAAAAAGTGAAGGAATGGATACTAATGTGGCCCAAAATAAAACGAATAATATGATCTTAGCAAAGGAAATTATTGAGGACCGTGTAACTGCCACAAGAATGAAGCTTAACAGTAAAATGAAAATAGAAATCTTAAAATCGTAGCTAAATGCTGCTACACTCGTAAGAATTATTGCAGAAGCTACCACAATAGTTGGATTGAAATAGGAGAATTCCTTTTCAGAATTCAAGGAATCGATAATTTCAGCTAAACCCCTTAGGAACTTTTGTACAAGACCGCTAATTCTCAATTTATTTTAGGACCCTCACTAAGATTTTTCCTATAACCAGAATTAGACCAATACCTAAGAAACCAGTAAGAATGTATCCTGCTTCAGGTAGTAAATTGGGCACTTTATAGTCAAGAAAAGGTGTCCAGTTGAGATCTTCGGTTGAATCTTGAAGCCCAAGTTCTTCAGCAACCAAATCCAAAGGTTCATGGAAGGCAACTTTATCTGAAAGAATTATGCCGAAAACTGGACTTATAAGAATTATAGCTCCAATCAATACGAGGGCTTTCAAAAAGAATTTTCTACTGTAGATGCTCACT
It includes:
- a CDS encoding energy-coupling factor transporter transmembrane protein EcfT; the encoded protein is MRISGLVQKFLRGLAEIIDSLNSEKEFSYFNPTIVVASAIILTSVAAFSYDFKISIFILLLSFILVAVTRSSIISFAKIILFVLFWATLVSIPSLFITQGEILTQISINSIKLDISFEGINTMLTFIARVVSAAAIFTSLAFIMGWRKMIEGLEGLRVPREITSLLGPLIIHLPFLLREASKMLSAREARIVKNVGFKDSWKVLATVVGDLFIRSYEHAIRLDRAIRARNLKSVETFEDKQITSVNGHDIALLSISVLILISNIIGML
- a CDS encoding cobalamin biosynthesis protein, whose product is MSIYSRKFFLKALVLIGAIILISPVFGIILSDKVAFHEPLDLVAEELGLQDSTEDLNWTPFLDYKVPNLLPEAGYILTGFLGIGLILVIGKILVRVLK